The Anastrepha ludens isolate Willacy chromosome 2, idAnaLude1.1, whole genome shotgun sequence genome contains a region encoding:
- the LOC128855223 gene encoding nucleosomal histone kinase 1 isoform X2, with product MPRVIKTKAGTTGALAGGGVAKKVSAPKRNKLYAMPEKIAEGTILTDLSKGQWSIGSSIGTGGFGEIYSACRLGEKNYNYVVKCEPHGNGPLFVEMHFYMRNAKLEDIKRFQRDHGLKTLGMPYMIGNGSVELQGIKHRFIVLPRYGSDIQKHFLANGRRLPEGTIYRLALQMLDVYEFIHSCGYIHADLKAANILLGYGKDGNSQAYLVDYGLASHYTTKEFKPDPKKMHNGTIEYTSRDAHLGVATMRADFEILGYNIIEWSGAQLPWVRSNLLTAPAKVQKAKEEFIADVDNCLKTLYPKGVPVSIAEYMKYVAKMKYDEKPDYEKCRKIFISALKIMKIPNSGELKFTMNGDNNNPTPSTSKARSKVLKKRTSVEMCASDDDDDDVIFEEKKPVKKAPQRPLKTIAKRSPRTVASPTKPFSPVKNASPRKHISTLRGSPETKSISKSTAKAMPDRKRRSSSFSPAKVIRSSPLNKKAKTTPHETDNGHRTRTPNTSNSHTTRSTPIAARANINFSPAISLSTSRPGKTIVNDNTTPVPRTVNVKRKKKAAAASKDGMAQSSKLARSNGQSTTQRDSAEEKKSTPVTRVKVRKLPSDDASDSPRTPAVTVKKSRRVVS from the exons ATGCCGCGcgtaattaaaacaaaagcagGCACAACTGGTGCATTAGCGGGAGGGGGCgttgcaaaaaaagtatctgCTCCTAAACGCAATAAATTGTATGCAATGCCAGAGAAGATTGCTGAAGGTACAATTCTGACTGATTTATCCAAGGGGCAATGGTCTATTGGATCTTCGATTGGAACTGGTGGATTTGGGGAGATCTACTCTGCTTGTCGTCtcggtgaaaaaaattataattacgtTGTAAAGTGC GAGCCACACGGTAATGGTCCACTATTTGTCGAAATGCACTTTTATATGCGTAATGCTAAATTAGAAGATATAAAACGATTTCAACGTGACCATGGTTTGAAAACGCTTGGCATGCCATACATGATTGGAAATGGCTCAGTCGAGTTACAGGGAATAAAGCACCGCTTTATTGTTCTGCCCCGCTATGGTAGTGATATTCAGAAACACTTTTTAGCCAATGGACGCCGCTTACCCGAGGGAACAATCTACAGGCTGGCATTACAAATGTTAGACGTGTACGAGTTTATACACTCGTGTGGTTATATTCACGCTGATTTAAAAGCTGCTAACATTCTGTTAGGCTATGGCAAAGATGGCAATAGTCAAGCTTACTTGGTTGATTATGGACTTGCTTCGCATTACACGACAAAGGAATTTAAACCGGACCCGAAGAAAATGCACAACGGTACTATTGAGTATACATCTCGCGATGCACATCTCGGTGTAGCTACAATGCGTGCAGACTTTGAGATTTTAGGCTATAATATAATAGAATGGTCAGGCGCTCAATTACCATGGGTAAGGAGTAACCTACTGACAGCACCGGCAAAAGTGCAAAAGGCTAAAGAAGAATTCATTGCGGACGTAgataattgtttaaaaactttgtaTCCTAAAGGCGTACCAG TGTCTATAGCGGAGTATATGAAGTATGTAGCCAAAATGAAGTACGATGAAAAACCAGACTATGAAAAATGTCGGAAAATTTTCATCAGTGcactaaaaattatgaaaatacccAATAGTGGAGAATTGAAATTCACTATGAACGGTGATAATAATAATCCCACACCGTCAACAAGCAAAGCACGCTCTAAAGTACTTAAAAAGCGTACTTCAGTGGAAATGTGTGCAAGTGATGACGATGACGATGATGTaatatttgaagaaaagaaaCCTGTTAAAAAAGCACCACAGAGGCCGCTGAAAACTATTGCCAAACGTTCGCCAAGAACTGTAGCCAGTCCAACGAAACCTTTTTCTCCTGTTAAAAATGCATCACCTCGTAAACATATCTCAACTCTGCGGGGTTCACCTGAAACTAAGAGTATATCCAAGTCGACGGCAAAAGCAATGCCTGATCGGAAGCGCCGGTCTTCGTCTTTCTCTCCTGCAAAGGTTATTCGCAGCTCACCCTTAAACAAGAAAGCAAAAACTACGCCACATGAAACCGATAATGGCCACAGAACTCGAACTCCAAACACGTCAAATTCGCACACAACAAGATCAACACCGATTGCTGCAAGAGCGAATATAAATTTCAGTCCTGCGATTTCATTGTCAACTTCGCGACCAGGAAAAACAATTGTTAATGACAATACTACACCTGTACCACGAACAG TTAACGTAAAACGTAAGAAGAAAGCAGCCGCCGCTTCTAAAGATGGCATGGCACAAAGTTCTAAGCTAGCGCGTTCCAACGGCCAATCCACAACACAGAGGGATAGCGCTGAGGAGAAAAAAAGTACACCAGTTACACGAGTAAAAGTGCGGAAACTGCCTAGTGATGATGCTTCCGACAGTCCACGTACACCAGCGGTTACTGTTAAAAAATCAAGACGTGTGGTTTCATAA
- the LOC128855223 gene encoding nucleosomal histone kinase 1 isoform X1 gives MPRVIKTKAGTTGALAGGGVAKKVSAPKRNKLYAMPEKIAEGTILTDLSKGQWSIGSSIGTGGFGEIYSACRLGEKNYNYVVKCEPHGNGPLFVEMHFYMRNAKLEDIKRFQRDHGLKTLGMPYMIGNGSVELQGIKHRFIVLPRYGSDIQKHFLANGRRLPEGTIYRLALQMLDVYEFIHSCGYIHADLKAANILLGYGKDGNSQAYLVDYGLASHYTTKEFKPDPKKMHNGTIEYTSRDAHLGVATMRADFEILGYNIIEWSGAQLPWVRSNLLTAPAKVQKAKEEFIADVDNCLKTLYPKGVPVSIAEYMKYVAKMKYDEKPDYEKCRKIFISALKIMKIPNSGELKFTMNGDNNNPTPSTSKARSKVLKKRTSVEMCASDDDDDDVIFEEKKPVKKAPQRPLKTIAKRSPRTVASPTKPFSPVKNASPRKHISTLRGSPETKSISKSTAKAMPDRKRRSSSFSPAKVIRSSPLNKKAKTTPHETDNGHRTRTPNTSNSHTTRSTPIAARANINFSPAISLSTSRPGKTIVNDNTTPVPRTGKTYEFNFELDVSMDANVIVNVKRKKKAAAASKDGMAQSSKLARSNGQSTTQRDSAEEKKSTPVTRVKVRKLPSDDASDSPRTPAVTVKKSRRVVS, from the exons ATGCCGCGcgtaattaaaacaaaagcagGCACAACTGGTGCATTAGCGGGAGGGGGCgttgcaaaaaaagtatctgCTCCTAAACGCAATAAATTGTATGCAATGCCAGAGAAGATTGCTGAAGGTACAATTCTGACTGATTTATCCAAGGGGCAATGGTCTATTGGATCTTCGATTGGAACTGGTGGATTTGGGGAGATCTACTCTGCTTGTCGTCtcggtgaaaaaaattataattacgtTGTAAAGTGC GAGCCACACGGTAATGGTCCACTATTTGTCGAAATGCACTTTTATATGCGTAATGCTAAATTAGAAGATATAAAACGATTTCAACGTGACCATGGTTTGAAAACGCTTGGCATGCCATACATGATTGGAAATGGCTCAGTCGAGTTACAGGGAATAAAGCACCGCTTTATTGTTCTGCCCCGCTATGGTAGTGATATTCAGAAACACTTTTTAGCCAATGGACGCCGCTTACCCGAGGGAACAATCTACAGGCTGGCATTACAAATGTTAGACGTGTACGAGTTTATACACTCGTGTGGTTATATTCACGCTGATTTAAAAGCTGCTAACATTCTGTTAGGCTATGGCAAAGATGGCAATAGTCAAGCTTACTTGGTTGATTATGGACTTGCTTCGCATTACACGACAAAGGAATTTAAACCGGACCCGAAGAAAATGCACAACGGTACTATTGAGTATACATCTCGCGATGCACATCTCGGTGTAGCTACAATGCGTGCAGACTTTGAGATTTTAGGCTATAATATAATAGAATGGTCAGGCGCTCAATTACCATGGGTAAGGAGTAACCTACTGACAGCACCGGCAAAAGTGCAAAAGGCTAAAGAAGAATTCATTGCGGACGTAgataattgtttaaaaactttgtaTCCTAAAGGCGTACCAG TGTCTATAGCGGAGTATATGAAGTATGTAGCCAAAATGAAGTACGATGAAAAACCAGACTATGAAAAATGTCGGAAAATTTTCATCAGTGcactaaaaattatgaaaatacccAATAGTGGAGAATTGAAATTCACTATGAACGGTGATAATAATAATCCCACACCGTCAACAAGCAAAGCACGCTCTAAAGTACTTAAAAAGCGTACTTCAGTGGAAATGTGTGCAAGTGATGACGATGACGATGATGTaatatttgaagaaaagaaaCCTGTTAAAAAAGCACCACAGAGGCCGCTGAAAACTATTGCCAAACGTTCGCCAAGAACTGTAGCCAGTCCAACGAAACCTTTTTCTCCTGTTAAAAATGCATCACCTCGTAAACATATCTCAACTCTGCGGGGTTCACCTGAAACTAAGAGTATATCCAAGTCGACGGCAAAAGCAATGCCTGATCGGAAGCGCCGGTCTTCGTCTTTCTCTCCTGCAAAGGTTATTCGCAGCTCACCCTTAAACAAGAAAGCAAAAACTACGCCACATGAAACCGATAATGGCCACAGAACTCGAACTCCAAACACGTCAAATTCGCACACAACAAGATCAACACCGATTGCTGCAAGAGCGAATATAAATTTCAGTCCTGCGATTTCATTGTCAACTTCGCGACCAGGAAAAACAATTGTTAATGACAATACTACACCTGTACCACGAACAGGTAAAACTTATGAATTCAATTTTGAATTAGATGTTAGTATGGACGCTAATGTTATAGTTAACGTAAAACGTAAGAAGAAAGCAGCCGCCGCTTCTAAAGATGGCATGGCACAAAGTTCTAAGCTAGCGCGTTCCAACGGCCAATCCACAACACAGAGGGATAGCGCTGAGGAGAAAAAAAGTACACCAGTTACACGAGTAAAAGTGCGGAAACTGCCTAGTGATGATGCTTCCGACAGTCCACGTACACCAGCGGTTACTGTTAAAAAATCAAGACGTGTGGTTTCATAA
- the LOC128855226 gene encoding integrator complex subunit 12, with protein MAASTNEMEMLRKAIRLLYSPHPNSAAELRLMLDEAIKQRYGPELMISNNMSKNLIELEANFPGRAATPPPPQEHPQTMEQDPNVDEVINLTGSPAKTISDSPDTILDSDDGAHVGSTMLTGGDEDVNLKEFGDLNCAVCGEMVFTATNRLIECSSCGTLYHQECHKPPITDEETSEGQEHNWQCDNCLNKPSTSKAAGVIIEEPIALVSKTKSSASSSRSSSTSNSSSPFAIVQQEVPSSSSAQSVQVPTSSSRHHHHKSSRSHKEERPSSSSSKSGSSSSAINPTFNVVSASEKSSSHSSKKSSSHSSSSGKSSSSKSSSKHHDSNKRKSK; from the coding sequence ATGGCTGCAAGTACTAATGAGATGGAGATGTTGCGAAAAGCAATAAGATTGCTGTACTCTCCTCATCCAAACTCGGCTGCCGAGTTGAGATTAATGTTGGATGAGGCTATAAAACAACGTTATGGGCCAGAACTTATGATATCCAACAATATGAGCAAGAACTTAATAGAGCTCGAGGCAAACTTTCCTGGTCGCGCTGCAACTCCACCACCACCTCAGGAGCATCCGCAAACTATGGAGCAGGACCCAAATGTCGACGAAGTAATTAATTTAACCGGTTCTCCTGCTAAAACTATATCAGATTCACCCGACACTATCTTGGACTCAGATGATGGTGCACATGTCGGTAGCACAATGCTGACTGGTGGTGATGAAGATGTTAATCTAAAAGAATTCGGCGACTTAAATTGCGCCGTTTGCGGTGAAATGGTTTTCACCGCTACTAATCGCTTGATCGAATGTTCAAGTTGCGGAACGCTTTACCACCAGGAGTGTCACAAACCACCTATTACCGACGAAGAAACATCTGAGGGGCAAGAGCACAATTGGCAATGCGATAATTGCCTTAATAAACCTTCAACTAGCAAAGCAGCCGGTGTTATAATTGAAGAGCCAATTGCATTGGTATCGAAAACAAAGTCTTCGGCTTCATCATCTCGTTCATCATCCACATCGAATTCATCATCCCCGTTTGCTATTGTACAGCAAGAGGTGCCTAGTTCGTCTTCTGCACAATCGGTACAAGTGCCAACATCTTCAAGTAGACACCATCACCATAAAAGTTCTAGATCTCACAAAGAGGAGCGACCGTCATCAAGTAGTTCTAAATCTGGGTCGTCTAGCAGCGCCATTAATCCAACCTTCAACGTTGTTAGTGCAAGTGAGAAGAGCTCCTCACATTCCTCGAAGAAATCATCTTCACATTCTTCTTCCTCCGGCAAATCATCTTCATCGAAGTCATCCTCAAAACACCACGACAGTAACAAACGAAAGTCAAAATAA
- the LOC128855224 gene encoding ATP-dependent RNA helicase me31b — translation MITENTTNMHASLGSKSAIKALQMVKNPQDDMGWKSKLKIPPKDNRFKTSDVTDTRGNEFEEFCLKRELLMGIFEKGWERPSPIQEAAIPIALSGKDVLARAKNGTGKTGAYCIPVLEQIDPTKDYIQALVVVPTRELALQTSQICIELAKHLDIRVMVTTGGTILKDDILRIYQKVQLIIATPGRILDLMDKKVADMAQCKILVLDEADKLLSLDFQGMLDHVIMRLPKDPQILLFSATFPLSVKNFMEKHLREPYEINLMEELTLKGVTQYYAFVQERQKVHCLNTLFSKLQINQSIIFCNSTQRVELLAKKITELGYCCYYIHAKMAQTHRNRVFHDFRQGLCRNLVCSDLFTRGIDVQAVNVVINFDFPRMAETYLHRIGRSGRFGHLGIAINLITYEDRFDLHRIEKELGTEIKPIPKVIDPALYVANAAATSTETNNDLNNSVNEEGNISK, via the coding sequence atgatTACAGAAAACACGACGAATATGCATGCAAGTTTGGGGTCAAAAAGTGCGATTAaagcgcttcaaatggtcaagAATCCGCAAGATGACATGGGATGGAAATCAAAGCTTAAGATTCCGCCAAAAGACAACCGGTTTAAGACGAGTGATGTTACCGATACTCGTGGAAAtgaatttgaagaattttgcTTGAAAAGAGAACTGTTAATGGGTATTTTTGAGAAGGGCTGGGAGCGTCCATCGCCGATTCAGGAGGCCGCAATACCAATAGCTTTAAGCGGAAAAGATGTGCTAGCTAGAGCAAAGAACGGTACTGGCAAAACCGGAGCGTACTGCATTCCTGTTTTGGAGCAAATCGATCCAACAAAAGATTATATACAAGCCTTGGTGGTAGTTCCCACAAGGGAGCTCGCTTTGCAAACGTCGCAAATATGCATTGAACTGGCAAAACATCTTGACATACGAGTAATGGTAACAACGGGAGGTACAATTCTAAAAGATGACATACTTCGCATATACCAAAAAGTACAGTTAATTATAGCCACACCTGGGCGTATTTTGGATTTAATGGACAAAAAAGTTGCGGATATGGCGCAATGCAAAATTCTAGTTTTAGATGAAGCCGATAAATTGTTGTCTCTTGATTTCCAAGGCATGCTGGATCATGTTATAATGAGGTTGCCTAAAGATCCACAAATTCTGTTGTTTTCTGCAACATTTCCGTTAAGCGTCAAAAATTTCATGGAGAAGCATTTGCGGGAaccatatgaaataaatttaatggagGAGCTAACATTAAAAGGCGTAACACAGTATTACGCATTCGTTCAAGAACGCCAAAAAGTTCATTGCTTAAATACACTGTTTTCTAAGctacaaataaatcaatcaaTAATATTCTGTAATTCCACCCAACGTGTCGAGTTGCTTGCgaaaaaaataacggaacttggATATTGTTGTTACTATATACATGCTAAGATGGCACAGACTCATAGAAATCGCGTGTTTCACGATTTTCGACAAGGATTGTGTAGAAATCTTGTATGCTCTGATCTTTTCACTCGAGGTATCGATGTCCAGGCCGTCAATGTTGTTATTAACTTCGATTTCCCCCGAATGgcagaaacgtatttgcatcgAATCGGCCGTTCTGGACGTTTCGGTCACCTTGGAATCGCAATTAATTTAATAACCTACGAGGATAGATTCGATCTTCATCGGATTGAAAAAGAACTTGGAACCGAAATCAAACCGATACCTAAAGTTATTGATCCAGCTTTGTACGTCGCTAATGCAGCCGCTACTTCAACGGAAACCAACAATGATCTTAATAATTCAGTAAATGAAGAGGGTAACATCAGCAAATGA